ACGGAAAATAATGAAAAATTTATCATTGAGATTATTGACTCTGGTATTCCATTTAATCCTCTCTCAGTAGAAGAACCAGACATACATGGAGAGATTTCAGAACGGGAAGTCGGTGGGCTCGGTGTATTTCTTATGAGGAAGCTCATGAATGATGTGCATTACCGGCGAGATGAGAACAAAAATATATTGACCCTTATCGTGTCGAAAATGTATGTTGGCAAAGAAAATAGGTAATCCTTCCCAAGTATAAATCTTCAACTTTGGAACCATAAGTTTACGGGAAACATAAAACTTAAAGTTACTTGCTTCACTTACCTATGGAGTATGTGGCCTTCTGTGCAGGGTTGCGAATTACGGAATGAAAGGTGGCCTTCATAGGAGACAACGAACGTATGCAACAACGTCCCGCTCGCGTTCACAAGTGTTATTATCTGGGTACACTTATTAGAAAACGACATTTATGTCGAGCATTCCATAGCTGTTTCGACATTTATTTCCTGAATATCCCAGCAATCTACACCCGATAAAAATTAACTATGTAACAAATACAACAAGTTGTAATGCATTACCAATTGGCACATTTATTGCTACTCTGTTATATATGATAGAAGGCTACAAGGTTGTGTTTAAAAATTTGCTGTACAGTGGGTTTATGTGGGACGTTTTATTTCGGGTACAACATGTTTTTATTTTGCAGCAGTTTTGGTCTTTGTTTCTACTGTTCATGCCCAGTAAACAGATGATCCTAAAATTCAGCAAAGAATGGGTACGAGTATGGAAGGGAACAAAAAATTTCTATAGCCAAAATACGATGAGTGTTGTATTGATGGAATACTCATGTATTATCATGATAATAAGCAAATAGCTCCTCATGGGGCTAAAGGAGAGTGATGAAGATGAAAAGAAGGATTTTAATTGCCCTCATTGTTGCGTTAGGGCTATCATTCATCCTACCAACCATAAGTTCTGCCTGGGGGAGAGTCGGAGTAGGATATTACAATGGATGGGGTCATTACAGACCCTATGGATGGTATCACCCGCGGGTGTATGTAGGAACAGCTTTTGTGAACCCATGGTACGTTACAGTTCCCCCTCCTGTGTACATCTACCAACCGTCTGTTGTATATACCAATCCCGTCCCCCCATCCGCCTATGCCTATCCAGACCCGGATTTTGCAGCAAAGTATAAGGACAAGAACCCTCCTGGGGAATGGGTTACAATACCCGGTCAGTGGGTAGACGGTAAATGGATTCCTTCTCACAAAACCTGGGTTCCAGTAAATCCTTAGTCAGACGCTATAGTATGATTGTTGATTACAGTGCACTATTCACTGCAATACAAAGCTATAAAGTTCAAACTTCAGAAATCAGCCGGCGCTACAAGCGATCGGCTGGATTGTGTTGTCATCCTCTGGTCAGACTTGCGATAGAGCATACTCACAAATTTTGAATACCGCGACTCCAGCCTCATGGGCCTTGTCATAGAGTCCCTGATCCTCGGTTATCAATGGGACCTTGTCGGCCTTTGCCATTGCCAGGTAGGGAAGATCCCCAGATTTCAGATAAGGCAGGTCCTTGGTTTCATAGTGGTCCAAAAATGCCTGATTGATAGGAACTGCAAACAGTTGAAGTTTTAGGTCTTCATGGTTTTTCCGGGCATGCGCTGCTTGACGACCACGCTCAAACCAAACACTTCTTCGTAATGCGGATTGAACTTCAAGGGCCGCGTGGAAAGGTATTCTGATTCTAATTTGGCGCTCCATAAGAAATCTGATTAGGCAGATCGCATCGTTGTGTCGAGGGGAATTCTCAAGTACAAAGTCAACAACGACAGAGGCATCCACAATTACCACTTGTCCCGCATGCGCACTCGGATTTTTTTCTTCAGTAAGAATAATCATATAGGATAACTTATTTTTTAACCTGATTCGTTATTTGCACAGGCATTGCCTCAATTATCCAGTTATTGACATTATATAAACCATGTTTTGGATAGGTCTTGAAGCACCAATCTGTCACTATGCCCGCCCCTTTTTATCCATTGTCCTCCAACTTTATTAAAATTTTAAAATTTGGACATAACAATTTAACTCTTTTTTAAAATAACTTAATTAGCAAAGCTAATAATAAAAGAAAAATAGCAACAAAAGAAAAAGTGATAACCTTAACGACTTCCCTAATTGCTTCTTCGATTGAATAATATTTGCAAGGGATGGCGAAAATTAGTACACGCAAGGCTATGAAAGTTGCTATAATGGCTAATATTGTAACTATTTCTT
This genomic interval from Pseudomonadota bacterium contains the following:
- a CDS encoding ATP-binding protein: MPETISVSSQIKLPANIQNLQQFINFVSNNARQQGFDQKRIKEIELATEEAIANILNYAYRDIIGDIEITCKTENNEKFIIEIIDSGIPFNPLSVEEPDIHGEISEREVGGLGVFLMRKLMNDVHYRRDENKNILTLIVSKMYVGKENR
- a CDS encoding PIN domain-containing protein, yielding MIILTEEKNPSAHAGQVVIVDASVVVDFVLENSPRHNDAICLIRFLMERQIRIRIPFHAALEVQSALRRSVWFERGRQAAHARKNHEDLKLQLFAVPINQAFLDHYETKDLPYLKSGDLPYLAMAKADKVPLITEDQGLYDKAHEAGVAVFKICEYALSQV